A window of the Brassica napus cultivar Da-Ae chromosome C5, Da-Ae, whole genome shotgun sequence genome harbors these coding sequences:
- the LOC106452822 gene encoding Cyclin-A2-3-like (The RefSeq protein has 5 substitutions compared to this genomic sequence) produces the protein MGKENVVSRPLTRAFASALRASTTENQQRANTKRPASEDVNVTAPPNKKKKRAVLGDISNASFSAAKLEARDIKQVKKSQGLASASCVTSEVTDLQSGTEAKAEVVSVTAGNTNDTADNCIEKHKLPPRPLGRSSASIVEKSGVIRSSTALDLPKFTDIDSDDKDPLLCCLYAPEIYYNLRVSELKRRPVPNFMERIQKDVTQSMRGILVDWLVEVSEEYTLVPDTLYQTVYLIDWFLHGNYLERQRLQLLGITCMLIASKYEEINAPRIEEFCFITDNTYTRDQVLEMENQVLAHFSFQIYTPTPKTFLRRFLRAAQASYLIPRRELECLASYLTEVTLIDYHFLKFLPSVIAASAVFLAKWTLDQSNHPWNPTLEHYTTYKASDLKASVHALQDLQLNTKGCPLSAIRMKYKQEKFKSVAVLMSPKLLDTLF, from the exons ATGGGGAAGGAAAATGTTGTCTCTCGTCCTCTCACTCGTGCCTTTGCGTCTGCTTTGCGCGCTTCAACTACAGAGAATCAACAGAGAGCAAACACAAAAAGACCAGCCTCGGAGGATGTTAACGTCACTGCGCCAcccaataagaagaagaagcgagCTGTTCTTGGGGATATCTCAAATGCTAGCTTCAGTGCAGCTAAACTTGAG GCTAGAGACATCAAGCAGGTAAAGAAGAGTCAGGGGTTGGCGAGTGCATCTTGTGTTACTTCAGAAGTCACAGATCTTCAGTCCGGGACCGAGGCAAAAGCTGAAGTTGTATCAGTGACAGCAGGAAACACAAATGACACAGCTGATAACTGTATCGAGAAACACAAATTGCCTCCTAGACCTCTTGGGAGATCATCAGCTTCTATAG TTGAGAAAAGTGGTGTTATTGGTAGTTCAACAGCACTGGATCTCCCAAAATTCACAGACATTGATTCTGATGACAAGGATCCTTTATTGTGCTGCCTCTACGCCCCTGAAATCTACTACAATTTGCGTGTCTCAGAG CTTAAACGCAGACCGGTTCCTAACTTTATGGAGAGGATACAGAAGGACGTCACACAGTCCATGCGGGGGATTCTTGTTGATTGGCTTGTGGAG GTCTCTGAGGAATACACACTTGTGCCTGACACTCTTTACCAAACAGTGTATCTCATCGACTGGTTCCTCCATGGAAACTACCTGGAAAGACAGAGACTTCAACTCCTCGGCATCACTTGCATGCTTATTGCCTC GAAGTATGAGGAAATCAATGCGCCACGCATTGAAGAGTTCTGCTTCATCACGGATAACACCTACACAAGAGATCAG GTCCTGGAGATGGAGAACCAAGTACTTGCGCATTTTAGCTTTCAGATATACACTCCCACTCCAAAAACGTTCCTAAGGAGATTTCTCAGAGCAGCTCAAGCCTCTTACCTG ATCCCTCGCCGTGAACTCGAATGTCTAGCCAGCTATCTAACGGAGTTGACGTTGATAGACTATCACTTCTTGAAGTTTCTTCCTTCTGTCATCGCTGCTTCAGCGGTTTTTCTTGCCAAGTGGACATTGGACCAATCAAACCACCCATGG AATCCAACACTTGAGCACTACACAGCGTACAAAGCGTCAGATCTGAAAGCATCTGTTTATGCCTTACAAGATCTGCAGCTTAACACCAAAGGTTGCCCTTTGAGCGCTATACGCATGAAGTATAGGCAAGAGAAG TTCAAATCTGTGGCGGTTCTCATGTCTCCTAAACTACTTGACACGCTATTCTGA
- the LOC106454294 gene encoding uncharacterized protein LOC106454294 has protein sequence MESPLLTKSEHIVDTTIIIGNSSTVDDQTSHEVVELSDPYEAERFWNPIEFVVTIVQIAAALVLLIQPKDQEHPQTILFIWIIGYTCGCIATLPILCWRFWYYKRSVSSESAEEYSGGTRINEVMDTTKMVLEYFFVSWFVVFVWNYIVNPSSLDDTTTQFFWLITALLTFSFIRYVLVNLACAVVCYLLPGTLCVLAAREVLEIIMRLIGAFLACICS, from the exons ATGGAGAGCCCTTTGTTGACCAAGAGTGAGCACATCGTTGACACTACAATAATCATCGGAAACTCTTCAACAGTCGATGATCAAACATCACATGAGGTTGTTGAACTGAGTGATCCATATGAAGCCGAACGTTTTTGGAACCCAATCGAGTTTGTTGTAACTATTGTCCAGATTGCTGCAGCATTAGTACTTCTGATTCAGCCAAAAGACCAAGAACATCCACAAACAATATTGTTTATATGGATCATCGGTTATACTTGTGGCTGTATTGCCACTCTCCCTATCCTATGTTGGCGTTTTTGGTATTATAAGCGAAGTGTTAGCTCAGAATCTGCAGAAGAATACTCAGGAGGGACAAG AATCAATGAGGTGATGGACACAACCAAGATGGTGCTTGAATATTTCTTCGTGAGTTGGTTTGTGGTGTTTGTATGGAATTATATAGTCAACCCATCATCCCTAGATGATACTACTACTCAATTCTTCTG GTTAATTACGGCTCTCCTTACATTCAGTTTCATCAGATATGTACTTGTGAATCTAGCATGTGCAGTGGTCTGTTACTTGTTGCCTGGGACCTTATGTGTTCTCGCCGCTAGGGAAGTCCTGGAAATCATTATGAGGCTTATAGGTGCGTTCCTTGCGTGCATCTGCAGTTAA